The genome window GACGCGGTCAAGAAGTTCATCTCCGAGCAGAAGCCGACCTACCCGCAGTTCGAGGCCTGGGTCAAATCGCAGCCCGGGGTCAACCTCACGAAGGCCAACGTTCACAAGTCCAACCTGGCCATCGCGGGCTACGTGCACTCCGACGAGACCCGCAAAGGGATCCTCTCGGCCAACGGGCTTGCCGACGACGGCGGCGTGCTGCCCGACGCCATCAATCTGAACAATCTCGACGACTGGTACGAGTTCCACCAGGCC of Verrucomicrobiia bacterium contains these proteins:
- a CDS encoding DUF5069 domain-containing protein, which gives rise to MSESYVPLISSGVAGPLGILHLPRLWQKVSLEARGKLAPGYPGIGQGYDMMVISALGLNADAVKKFISEQKPTYPQFEAWVKSQPGVNLTKANVHKSNLAIAGYVHSDETRKGILSANGLADDGGVLPDAINLNNLDDWYEFHQAVLK